The genome window GTCGCCGACCATCAGGTAGCACCCGATGAGGATGTCTCGCACGCCCTGATTATCATTGGGGTTGAGTTCGAGCATGGCCTTGTAATGAGCTATAGCCTCCTCAAGGCGTTCTGCTTCTCGAAGCTCTTCAGCCAGGGAAAAACGAGCCCGCATATAAGGCCGTGTTTCGATCATCCCCCAGAAATAACCCCGGTGTTCCTCGAAGTACTCCTCGCCCAGTTTATGCTGGCCCGCTTTGACGATCAGCTCCAAGAAGCTAATCCGCTCTTCCTTAGATTGGGCCGTCATCTCGGCCAGGATCATCAAGGCGTCTACACAAAGGGGATCAAGCTCCAGGGCCCGTGTAACCAACGAGACTACCTCCTCCGGGTCATCGGCCTCCCAGACCTGATAAATCAACTCCTGGGCCTGGTCTTCAGGGGTAACCGCCCAGGAGGCTTCCTCAGAGAACTCAGTGTCGTTCTGGTTGAAATCATCTAAGAAGGCCTGCATCTCCTTCTCACTCTCGAACTCCCGATCTGTGACAGCCGAGCCTAATTGGCGAAGCGTCCGCTCCATGGAGAAAGGTGAGGGTAGATCGGGGAAATCTTGTTCAGACTGAACTTTCGGCTCACGGGTGGTTGGTTTTTTCTTTCTGGCCGCCTTTGCCTTGACCTTTCTCTTCTTCTTTTTGTCCAGATTTTGGCTCATAATTTTTACCTCTGGGGCGTGGAAGCGGAGTTTTTTTTGTAAATTAGCCTTATCTATCGAATCAGTCAAGGAAATACAACTTGTCCAGCGTCAGGTGCGTGAAATATTGTCTGTTCAACCAGGTCATCCTTTCAGACAATTATTAGCCAGTAACTAAAAAGGGGTCAGCTTTTCAGCCAATGCCTTGTTTAAAATGCTGATGCCTAATGGCTGCGCTGGATGAATCTAATCAAAAGCCATGTCCGGTTTCCATTCCTGCCAGACCTTCCCGACCAGATTCGGCCCTGGCGTCAGGGTTGGCCTGCCTGGCTGCCAGCCGGAAGGGGTGACCTCTCCGGTCTCGCGAACGTGCTTAAAAGCCTGCACCTGCCGGATGAGTTCCATGACATTGCGGCCCACCGGCGGCGTCAGGACCTCCATGGCCTGAATAATGCCGTCAGGGTCAATAAGAAACCGGCCCCGAACGTTAACTCCGGCCTCATCGTCATAAACGCCATATACACGCCCGATTTTACCACCGGCGTCCGAAAGGATGGGGTAAGGCACGCCCCCTTCGACCATCCTGGACAGCTCCTCTTCCTGCCAGATCTTGTGAGAAAACCGGCTGTCCACGCTCATGGCTAAAACCTGAACGCCCAGAGCCTTGATCTCATCGTATTTAGCGGCGACCGCCGCCAATTCCGTTGGTCAGACAAAGGTGAAATCACCGGGGTAGAAGCATAAGACCACCCACTGTCCCTTGTAATCCGAAAGCTTTAGATTTTTAAATCCTCCGTCCACAAAGGCAACCGCCTCAAAATCCGGCGCCGCTTTCCCAACCTGCGCTGTCATAATAACCTCCTCTGATATAAGCTGATCTCGGATTTGAGATGTAAGCGTCTGTTCTTCCGGGACGCCGATTGGCCCCCCCGCAGGTTCAACACATGAATCTCGTGGCTCAGGCATCTTAACCTCCTTCCTTTTATTACGACAAATATTATTAATAAGTATCTTATCATAATTCAATGAACGCACAAAGGCACTCCGTTTTATA of Deltaproteobacteria bacterium contains these proteins:
- a CDS encoding peroxiredoxin, with amino-acid sequence MPEPRDSCVEPAGGPIGVPEEQTLTSQIRDQLISEEVIMTAQVGKAAPDFEAVAFVDGGFKNLKLSDYKGQWVVLCFYPGDFTFVUPTELAAVAAKYDEIKALGVQVLAMSVDSRFSHKIWQEEELSRMVEGGVPYPILSDAGGKIGRVYGVYDDEAGVNVRGRFLIDPDGIIQAMEVLTPPVGRNVMELIRQVQAFKHVRETGEVTPSGWQPGRPTLTPGPNLVGKVWQEWKPDMAFD